A window of the Natrinema salifodinae genome harbors these coding sequences:
- a CDS encoding HEAT repeat domain-containing protein, producing MSEDEATGDDAAAGEADEQPDEEESVDLEAIDDRLEDLAADLEDLQADLEAAETEDDLDVVEADIDSFREDLETVEIPEPPETDEDEDEEDEEPAPEEELQERYDEIESDVSDLESDLEDQRGPYGEDVVDEIEDASGTITGTRWTEEGNAELIEAVDDFLDEFNDLLGGSVSLVDEGDDVPEQLDATLDDAVAAVEDAELDADDDAETIAGLLEATDDLQSDIDDATEWSDLAVREQLRREGYYDVLDHVKDFPPEWHALKVHEKRGNVDMILLALETFDSDFMEEHCMEALERMGPEEAIEPMLQKANRRDQAAMRILGTIGVADDEVVDALLDYVDSNPTLQQPAFRALGEVGSEDAVEPIAQQLVADEADVRSWAARALGLIGDTRAIEPLADVLDDDESDRVRASAAWALNRIGTQEALEIVAEYDDDRAYLVQAEAENVDLEPAA from the coding sequence ATGAGTGAGGACGAGGCGACCGGTGACGACGCAGCCGCCGGAGAAGCGGACGAGCAACCGGACGAGGAGGAGTCAGTCGATCTCGAGGCGATCGACGACCGGCTCGAGGACCTGGCGGCCGACCTCGAGGACTTACAGGCGGACCTGGAGGCGGCCGAGACCGAAGACGATCTCGACGTCGTCGAGGCCGACATCGACTCGTTCCGCGAGGACCTCGAGACCGTCGAGATTCCGGAGCCGCCGGAGACCGACGAGGACGAAGACGAGGAAGACGAAGAGCCCGCACCCGAAGAGGAACTCCAGGAGCGCTACGACGAGATCGAGAGCGATGTCTCCGATCTCGAATCCGACCTCGAGGACCAGCGCGGGCCCTACGGCGAAGACGTCGTCGACGAGATCGAAGACGCCAGCGGCACGATCACGGGCACCCGCTGGACCGAGGAGGGGAACGCCGAACTGATCGAGGCGGTCGACGACTTCCTCGACGAATTCAACGACCTGCTCGGCGGATCGGTCTCGCTGGTCGACGAAGGTGACGACGTCCCCGAGCAACTCGACGCGACCCTCGACGACGCGGTCGCGGCGGTCGAGGACGCCGAACTCGACGCGGACGACGACGCCGAGACCATCGCCGGCCTGCTCGAGGCAACCGACGACCTCCAAAGCGACATCGACGACGCGACCGAGTGGTCCGACCTCGCGGTCCGCGAACAGCTCCGCCGCGAGGGCTACTACGACGTGCTCGACCACGTCAAGGACTTCCCGCCGGAGTGGCACGCGCTCAAGGTCCACGAGAAGCGGGGCAACGTCGACATGATCCTCCTGGCTCTGGAGACGTTCGACTCCGACTTCATGGAGGAACACTGCATGGAGGCCTTAGAACGGATGGGCCCCGAGGAGGCCATCGAGCCGATGCTCCAGAAGGCCAACCGCCGCGACCAGGCGGCGATGCGAATCCTGGGGACGATCGGCGTCGCGGACGACGAGGTCGTCGACGCGCTGCTCGATTACGTCGACTCCAACCCGACCCTCCAGCAGCCGGCCTTCCGCGCGCTCGGCGAGGTCGGTTCTGAGGACGCCGTCGAACCGATCGCCCAGCAGCTGGTCGCCGACGAGGCCGACGTCCGCAGCTGGGCCGCCCGCGCGCTCGGCCTGATCGGCGACACCCGCGCCATCGAGCCGCTCGCTGACGTCCTCGACGACGACGAGTCCGACCGCGTCCGCGCCAGTGCCGCCTGGGCGCTCAACCGCATCGGCACCCAGGAGGCCCTCGAGATTGTCGCCGAGTACGACGACGACCGCGCCTACCTGGTCCAGGCCGAGGCCGAGAACGTCGACTTGGAGCCCGCGGCCTGA
- a CDS encoding protein sorting system archaetidylserine synthase (This PssA-like phosphatidyltransferase, along with a PssD-like decarboxylase, is required in Haloarchaea for the archaeosortase ArtA to replace the PGF-CTERM sorting signal with a C-terminal lipid anchor.) — translation MLPRFVGRLGVADAVTIANAALGFVAVVVAAVDIDLAARLILLAAVADGLDGILARRYGGTDAGPYLDSLADVASFAVAPAVLSFVVVTDGPAIGTDAISTEFLVATAVCALFVAMAVTRLGMYTAYDISGSYTEGVQTTLAATVLGAAILAHETQPWLVLAVTAAFCYLMVSRIRYPDLLARDAAIMGVVHVLAVLIPDFAGRTFPYALLTLGLAYMTLSPWFYWREDGQPAEEVDVHGNA, via the coding sequence ATGCTCCCCCGGTTCGTCGGTCGACTCGGCGTCGCCGACGCGGTAACGATCGCCAACGCCGCCCTGGGGTTCGTCGCGGTCGTCGTCGCCGCCGTCGACATCGACCTCGCCGCCCGCCTGATCCTCCTGGCGGCGGTCGCGGACGGCCTCGACGGCATCCTCGCGCGCCGGTACGGCGGCACTGACGCCGGCCCGTACTTAGACTCGCTCGCCGACGTGGCCTCCTTCGCGGTCGCCCCCGCCGTCCTCTCCTTTGTCGTCGTCACCGACGGCCCAGCGATAGGAACCGACGCAATTTCGACCGAATTCCTGGTTGCGACGGCCGTCTGTGCACTGTTCGTCGCGATGGCCGTCACCCGCCTCGGGATGTACACCGCCTACGACATCTCCGGCAGTTACACCGAGGGCGTCCAGACGACGCTGGCCGCGACGGTGCTCGGCGCGGCGATCCTCGCCCACGAGACCCAGCCGTGGCTCGTGCTCGCGGTCACCGCTGCGTTCTGTTACCTGATGGTCTCGCGGATCCGGTACCCCGACTTGCTCGCTCGCGACGCCGCCATCATGGGCGTCGTCCACGTCCTGGCCGTCCTCATCCCCGATTTCGCCGGCCGGACGTTCCCCTACGCCCTCCTGACGCTCGGCCTGGCCTACATGACGCTCAGTCCCTGGTTCTACTGGCGCGAGGACGGCCAGCCGGCGGAGGAAGTCGACGTGCATGGAAACGCTTAG
- a CDS encoding cupredoxin domain-containing protein — protein sequence MHRRAYLAAVGTAASTGLAGCSSALNVLGDDPCTGENCHIGMSRTEFLPEVYEVTVGDTVIWKNTSEADHTVTAYESRIPDGADYFATGDFDDQASAYDAWHDDRGGRLAPRETFEYTFEVPGTYEYYCIPHERAEMVGEIVVTE from the coding sequence ATGCACCGGCGCGCCTATCTCGCCGCCGTCGGCACCGCCGCGTCGACCGGCCTGGCGGGGTGTTCGTCCGCGCTCAACGTTCTCGGGGACGACCCCTGCACCGGCGAGAACTGCCACATCGGGATGAGCCGTACCGAGTTCCTCCCCGAGGTCTACGAGGTGACCGTCGGCGACACCGTCATCTGGAAGAACACGAGCGAGGCCGACCACACCGTCACGGCCTACGAGTCGCGCATTCCCGACGGCGCCGACTACTTCGCCACCGGCGACTTCGACGACCAGGCGAGCGCCTACGACGCCTGGCACGACGACCGCGGCGGTCGCCTGGCGCCCCGGGAGACGTTCGAGTACACCTTCGAGGTGCCCGGAACCTACGAGTACTACTGCATTCCACACGAGCGGGCCGAGATGGTCGGCGAGATCGTCGTCACCGAGTAA
- a CDS encoding 30S ribosomal protein S3ae has translation MSERSVSRAKQEKRWYTVLAPEQFDRQELGETPADEPDKVYGRTIETTLGELNDSASENNTKLTFKITDVGSDSAYTEFKEHSLTRDYLRSLVRRGASKIEAYVTVLTTDDYRVQIQPVAFTTKKADASQEKAIREQMVEMIEEAAAERTFEELIDSVVEGRLSSAIYGEAKTIYPLRRVEIQKATLEAHPEEVAEEEATAVDVDEDDVAA, from the coding sequence ATGAGTGAACGATCAGTCTCACGCGCGAAACAGGAAAAGCGGTGGTACACCGTCCTGGCACCCGAACAGTTCGACCGCCAGGAACTCGGTGAGACGCCCGCTGACGAACCGGACAAGGTCTACGGCCGGACCATCGAAACGACGCTTGGCGAACTCAACGACAGCGCCAGCGAGAACAACACGAAGCTGACCTTCAAGATCACCGACGTCGGCAGCGACAGCGCCTACACGGAGTTCAAGGAGCACTCCCTGACCCGTGACTACCTGCGCTCGCTGGTCCGACGTGGCGCCTCGAAGATCGAGGCCTACGTCACCGTCCTCACGACGGACGACTACCGGGTCCAGATCCAGCCCGTCGCCTTCACGACCAAGAAGGCCGACGCGAGCCAGGAGAAGGCCATCCGCGAGCAGATGGTCGAGATGATCGAAGAGGCCGCCGCCGAGCGGACCTTCGAGGAGCTTATCGACAGCGTCGTCGAAGGCCGTCTCTCCTCGGCGATCTACGGCGAGGCCAAGACGATCTACCCGCTGCGCCGCGTCGAGATCCAGAAGGCCACCCTCGAGGCTCACCCCGAGGAAGTCGCCGAAGAGGAAGCGACCGCGGTCGACGTCGACGAAGACGACGTCGCGGCCTGA
- a CDS encoding KEOPS complex subunit Pcc1: MSRKATIRTDCDDPVLVARALSPDNTAEMTTTVERETPEVADTEDGADDGAGTVVTRIERETTSGLRSTVDDYVVNLEVAIDVATNARTARHPTDTGSVSDTDSDTAHDTQ; this comes from the coding sequence ATGAGCCGGAAAGCGACGATTCGGACGGACTGCGACGACCCCGTGCTCGTCGCGCGGGCGCTCAGTCCCGACAACACCGCCGAGATGACGACGACCGTCGAACGCGAGACGCCAGAAGTGGCCGACACCGAAGACGGAGCCGACGACGGTGCAGGGACGGTCGTCACGCGCATCGAGCGCGAGACGACCAGCGGACTCCGATCGACGGTCGACGACTACGTGGTCAACCTCGAAGTCGCGATCGACGTCGCGACCAACGCACGAACCGCACGCCACCCGACGGACACGGGATCTGTGTCCGACACCGACAGCGACACAGCACACGATACACAATGA
- a CDS encoding 30S ribosomal protein S15, producing MARMHTRRRGSSGSDKPSADEPPEWSDVDPEDIEDRVVELAEQGYEPSQIGMKLRDEGVTGTPVPDVKLATGKKITEILEENDATSDIPEDLRNLMERAVRLREHVQENPQDHQNKRALQNTESKVRRLVDYYRGDELEPDFAYSYEVATELLEDE from the coding sequence ATGGCACGAATGCACACCCGCCGCCGCGGCTCGTCCGGTTCGGACAAGCCGTCGGCAGACGAACCGCCGGAGTGGAGCGACGTCGACCCCGAAGACATCGAAGATCGGGTCGTCGAACTGGCAGAGCAGGGCTACGAACCCAGCCAGATCGGGATGAAGCTGCGTGACGAAGGCGTCACCGGCACGCCCGTCCCGGACGTCAAGCTGGCGACCGGGAAGAAGATCACCGAGATTCTCGAGGAGAACGACGCCACGTCCGATATCCCCGAGGACCTTCGGAACCTCATGGAGCGCGCCGTGCGCCTGCGCGAGCACGTCCAGGAGAATCCCCAGGACCACCAGAACAAGCGCGCCCTGCAGAACACCGAGTCGAAGGTGCGCCGTCTGGTCGACTACTACCGCGGCGACGAGCTCGAGCCGGACTTCGCGTACTCCTACGAGGTCGCGACGGAGCTGCTCGAGGACGAGTAA
- a CDS encoding long-chain-fatty-acid--CoA ligase, which translates to MKEEMRTTDFLDRAVDIYGDVTGIVAHDGTEYTYAEVNERVNRFAHALAERGVEQGDRVAVLAPNTHYFIEALYATNKLGAVFVPLNYRLTPGEYEYILDDCEAGTIVADYDYAGKAEAIRDEIPAETFVGYRADEIDGNWEDYETVLDGQPTEEPDRPEISEDDDASINYTSGTTGDPKGVVRTHRTEHWHALVLNQHMEIRDDDTYLWTLPMFHCNGWGHTYAITGTGGTHVCQRTFDAEGVFERVREYDVTFMCGAPTVLNNLIGHYEESAAPSGQRSEGGETAGAVETTGDRDVRIATAGSAPATATIETVEDEFGWRIIHIYGLTETAPIITTSNSPRRLAARGRELKVKQGSETLCTDVRVVDEDGTDVPRDGETIGEIVVRGNQVMDRYLDKPDATEKAFSERLEGYFHTGDLATIDADGMVAIQDRKKDIIISGGENISSIEVEDVLYDHPDVLKAAVIPVPSEEWGETPKALVVPRRDANPAENDIVDFVGERLAGYKKPTSVDFVKDLPETATGKVQKYELREEYWGAEEHRVGQQ; encoded by the coding sequence ATGAAAGAAGAGATGCGCACCACGGACTTCCTTGACCGGGCGGTCGACATCTACGGCGACGTCACGGGGATCGTCGCCCACGACGGGACGGAGTACACCTATGCCGAGGTGAACGAGCGGGTGAATCGATTCGCGCACGCGCTCGCGGAGCGGGGCGTCGAGCAGGGGGATCGCGTCGCCGTGCTCGCGCCGAACACGCACTATTTCATCGAGGCGCTGTACGCGACGAACAAGCTCGGGGCGGTGTTCGTACCGCTGAACTATCGGCTGACGCCAGGCGAGTACGAATACATCCTCGACGACTGCGAGGCGGGGACGATCGTCGCGGACTACGACTACGCGGGGAAGGCCGAGGCGATCCGCGACGAGATCCCGGCGGAGACGTTTGTCGGCTATCGGGCCGATGAGATCGACGGCAATTGGGAAGACTACGAGACGGTCCTCGACGGACAGCCGACCGAGGAGCCCGACCGGCCCGAGATCAGCGAGGACGACGACGCCAGCATCAACTACACCTCGGGGACGACGGGCGATCCGAAGGGGGTCGTGCGGACTCACCGGACCGAACACTGGCACGCCTTAGTTCTGAACCAGCACATGGAGATCCGGGACGACGACACCTACCTCTGGACGCTGCCGATGTTCCACTGCAACGGGTGGGGCCACACCTACGCCATCACGGGCACCGGCGGGACCCACGTCTGCCAGCGGACATTCGACGCCGAGGGGGTCTTCGAGCGCGTACGCGAGTACGACGTGACGTTCATGTGCGGCGCGCCGACGGTGCTCAACAACCTCATCGGCCATTACGAGGAGAGCGCTGCGCCGTCGGGGCAGCGGAGCGAAGGCGGTGAAACCGCCGGAGCCGTCGAGACGACCGGCGACCGCGACGTCCGCATCGCGACCGCCGGGTCGGCGCCCGCGACGGCCACCATCGAGACCGTCGAGGACGAGTTCGGCTGGCGGATCATCCACATCTACGGGCTCACCGAGACCGCGCCGATCATCACGACGAGCAACTCGCCGCGCCGGCTCGCTGCGCGCGGCCGCGAACTCAAGGTCAAGCAGGGCAGCGAGACGCTCTGTACCGACGTCCGGGTCGTCGACGAGGACGGCACCGACGTCCCCCGCGACGGGGAGACCATCGGCGAGATTGTCGTCCGCGGCAACCAGGTGATGGACCGCTATCTCGACAAGCCCGATGCTACGGAAAAAGCGTTCTCCGAGCGGCTGGAGGGCTACTTCCACACCGGCGACCTGGCGACGATCGACGCGGACGGGATGGTCGCGATCCAGGACCGCAAGAAGGACATCATCATCTCCGGTGGCGAGAACATCTCGAGCATCGAGGTCGAGGACGTCCTCTACGACCATCCGGACGTCCTGAAGGCCGCGGTCATCCCGGTTCCCAGCGAGGAATGGGGCGAAACGCCGAAGGCGCTGGTCGTCCCGCGGCGGGACGCGAATCCCGCCGAAAACGACATCGTCGACTTCGTCGGCGAGCGCCTGGCGGGCTACAAGAAACCGACGAGCGTCGACTTCGTCAAGGACCTCCCGGAGACGGCGACCGGCAAGGTCCAGAAGTACGAGCTTCGCGAGGAGTACTGGGGCGCGGAGGAGCACCGCGTGGGACAGCAGTGA
- a CDS encoding tyrosine-type recombinase/integrase — protein sequence MSDDLEPISPREAVDLYVSHRELEVSEKTLQNHKYRLDAFVEWCEKVGIDNLNDLTGRHLHQYRVWRQEDVNIVTLRGQLATLRVFLEFCASIDAVEPGMRERVKLPDVDRGEEARDELLDADRAHKIIGYLERYKRASREHVIMAILWHTGIRLGSLRAVDLEDYEPDEQCFWLRHRPDTGTPLKNQEPAERAMALDDYYCDVLDEYIRFHRHDVVDKHGREPLITSDRGRLSSGQIRSEVYRLTQPCMIEECPHDRDPNDCEATEYGHYYDCPSSLSPHTIRRGAITYQLREDIPEKIVSDRCDVSSEVLDRHYDRRTDCEKMEQRRDFIEDL from the coding sequence ATGAGCGACGACCTCGAGCCGATCTCACCCCGCGAGGCGGTCGATCTCTACGTCTCGCACCGTGAACTCGAGGTGAGCGAGAAGACGCTCCAGAACCACAAGTACCGGCTTGACGCCTTCGTCGAGTGGTGTGAGAAGGTCGGCATCGATAACCTCAACGATCTCACCGGCCGGCATCTCCATCAATACCGGGTGTGGCGACAGGAGGACGTGAACATCGTCACGCTCCGCGGGCAGCTCGCGACGCTCCGCGTGTTCCTCGAGTTCTGCGCGTCGATCGACGCCGTCGAACCGGGGATGCGCGAGCGGGTAAAACTGCCGGATGTCGACCGCGGTGAAGAGGCCCGCGACGAACTACTCGACGCCGATCGCGCCCACAAGATCATCGGCTACCTCGAGCGGTACAAGCGCGCGAGCCGCGAGCACGTCATCATGGCGATCCTCTGGCACACAGGGATTCGCCTCGGGAGTCTTCGCGCGGTCGACCTCGAGGACTACGAGCCCGACGAGCAGTGCTTCTGGCTTCGCCACCGCCCCGATACGGGCACGCCGCTCAAGAACCAGGAGCCGGCCGAGCGCGCGATGGCGCTCGACGACTACTACTGCGATGTCCTCGACGAGTACATCCGATTCCACCGTCACGATGTCGTGGACAAGCACGGGCGTGAGCCGCTCATCACGAGCGATCGGGGCCGGCTGAGTTCCGGTCAGATTCGGTCGGAGGTGTACCGACTCACACAGCCCTGTATGATCGAAGAGTGCCCCCACGACCGCGATCCGAATGACTGCGAAGCCACGGAGTACGGGCACTACTACGACTGCCCGAGCAGTCTCTCGCCGCACACGATCCGGCGCGGCGCGATCACATACCAGCTCCGCGAGGACATCCCCGAGAAGATCGTCAGCGATCGGTGTGACGTTTCCTCGGAAGTTCTCGATCGCCACTACGACCGCCGTACAGACTGTGAGAAGATGGAACAGCGACGCGACTTCATCGAAGACCTATAA
- a CDS encoding DUF7389 domain-containing protein — MSEDDAISITTELTRGTSTDDRDKIRAEVSAASVDELDAKLERVRRRLEDWADEVRDIQPENSRGRRRLADDQSELGEVET; from the coding sequence ATGAGCGAGGACGACGCGATCTCGATCACAACCGAACTCACGCGCGGTACGTCGACTGACGATCGCGACAAGATCCGTGCCGAGGTGAGCGCCGCGTCCGTCGACGAACTCGACGCCAAACTCGAGCGCGTTCGCCGGCGACTCGAGGATTGGGCCGACGAGGTCCGGGACATCCAGCCGGAGAACTCTCGAGGCCGCCGTCGACTCGCCGACGATCAGTCTGAACTCGGAGAGGTAGAGACATGA
- a CDS encoding helix-turn-helix domain-containing protein, with translation MRQSGTWMTIWDDRILETIRKEGAKPVGELAEEEGLRISHSSVSRRCKKLAEHGLLTPLGNGVYTITDRGEAYLDEEYDAENEVFLNGNGSRDGPTVSETSES, from the coding sequence ATGAGGCAGTCGGGAACCTGGATGACAATCTGGGACGATCGCATTCTCGAGACTATTCGGAAGGAAGGTGCAAAACCAGTCGGCGAACTCGCCGAAGAAGAGGGTCTTCGGATTTCCCACTCTTCTGTCTCACGGCGCTGTAAGAAGCTCGCTGAACATGGATTGCTGACCCCGCTCGGAAACGGTGTCTATACTATTACTGACAGAGGGGAGGCCTATCTTGATGAGGAGTACGACGCTGAGAATGAGGTCTTCCTCAATGGCAACGGTTCGAGAGACGGCCCCACAGTGAGTGAGACATCGGAATCGTGA
- a CDS encoding tyrosine-type recombinase/integrase, with product MNLQQHENRDDMKVWLSQNEVEQLLEAADDTQQRIAFALGARCGLRSHEVLDVAPEDIVDTDAGTMLRVWHGKGDKFRETPVPRDLATTIRTVDDVRDAPTSSSLVEITSTRSLRRWVRSAADQLYDETGDAGWDHLGFHDLRRTWATALASDDVDPLLVCDWGGWNDLETFLEHYRGSYSPEAQQRERQKVSWL from the coding sequence ATGAATCTCCAACAGCACGAGAACCGCGACGACATGAAGGTCTGGCTCAGCCAGAACGAAGTAGAACAGTTGCTTGAGGCGGCCGACGACACCCAACAGCGGATCGCGTTCGCACTCGGAGCGCGGTGCGGGCTCCGCTCACACGAAGTCCTCGACGTTGCGCCGGAGGACATCGTCGATACCGACGCCGGGACGATGCTCCGTGTCTGGCACGGGAAGGGCGACAAGTTCCGAGAGACACCGGTTCCGCGCGATCTCGCGACGACAATCCGGACAGTCGACGACGTGCGCGACGCCCCGACCAGCTCGTCGCTCGTCGAGATCACCAGTACGCGGTCGCTCCGGCGGTGGGTGCGATCGGCTGCCGACCAGCTGTACGACGAGACTGGAGACGCCGGCTGGGATCACCTCGGGTTCCACGATCTCCGACGGACCTGGGCGACCGCGCTCGCCTCCGACGATGTCGACCCTCTCCTAGTGTGTGACTGGGGCGGATGGAACGACCTCGAGACCTTCCTCGAGCATTATCGGGGTAGCTACAGTCCAGAGGCACAGCAACGAGAACGCCAGAAAGTTAGCTGGCTCTAA